The nucleotide window TGCTGTATCAATTTTACCTGGAGGTCAAACTGCACATTCACGATTTAAAATATCGTTAGATATTAACAAAAATGTCATATGTGATGTTAGTAAACAAAATGAACTTGCAAAATTGCTACAGAAAGCAAGATTAATTATATGGGATGAAGCTTTTATGTCAAGAAAAGAAGCCATAGAAGCATTGGATAAAAGGTTGAAAGACATTAATGATTCAGAACTATCTTTTGGTGGAAAGGTTGTTGTGTTTGGTggagattttcatcaaattctACCTATGGTTCAAAAAGGCACAAGACAACAACAAATTGATGCTAGCTTGGTTTCTTCTTACCTATGGCAAACATTGACAAAGTTTCATTTGACAGAAAATATGCGTGCAAGATTAGATctaaacttttcaaaatatatattagaattagGCAATGAGATGCCACCAATCACAATTGATGAACTTGTCAGAATTCCTGCAGCCATGTTGATCACATATGAAAACGATGCCACTTCTTTGAATCATTTGGTggatgttgtttttcatgataTTTGTGATTATTCAGTAAACATTTCAACCATGATGAATCGAGCTATATTGACACCAAAGAATGCTtatgttgatgaaataaatacTTTGTTAATTCAGAAATTTCCCGGAGAGCTAAAACGATATTACAACTTTGATGAATCAATTGACGCATCTGAACAGGCAGTTATGGAAGATTTCTTGAATATTCTAACACCAAATGGACTTCCTCCTCATGAGTTATTACTGAAACAAAATTGTCCAATCATGTTGCTCAGAAACATTAACCCTTCAGAAGGATTATGCAATGGAACATGACTTATCTGCTCCAATTTTGATCATAACATGATTCATGCAGAAATTGTTGTTGGTCATCACAGTAGCAAAAAAGTTTTTATTCCAAGAATCTCATTCTTACCAAATCCTGATGAAAATAGTGGTTTCTCATTCAAGTGAACTCAATTCCTTGTTAAATTAAGCTTTGCAATGAGTATAAACAAATCACAAGGACAAACATTggatttttttggaatatatTTGCCTCATCCAGTTTTCTCACATGGGCAATTATATGTAGTTTTATCAAGAGCCAAGACTATTTCGgtaattaagattttaataagGCCAATCTCAATTGAGGAATCATAAAACAAttgcacaaaaaatattgtttatacaGAATTGTTAACATTAGCAGCTTCTGATTGATACTATAAAGgtagttaaataaaattgtaaaattcttttttaaccactgcaaataaataaaatgttcattacatttttttttttttgtgttgcatattttactaatttctttttgtcaatcaataaaaaaaatttcttttcttttccattttagTATGCACTTTAATTAACTGTATATTTGatatactatacttatacatttaatttgtttctagGTTGCCAGTTTTCAATATGCGGACTATTTAtacatcaattaaaaatatttctccaGCCACAAGAAACTGGAAGATAAAAATGCTTGTAGCTGAAAAATCCTCCAAACGAACTGGGTAACACTCACCAATCAAATACCAAAATTTGACATTGGTTGATCAAGAGgtacttcatttatttttgtgattatctttctttttacaataaaaaaaaatcattatattttttttatatatatcttttaccTTCtatgtaacaatattttatcataaaaaataattattcatacTTTCTTATGTGATACAGGAAAATTGGGTCCAAGCAACGTTGTTTGGTAAAGATATTGAATAACGGGATGATTCTCTACAGATTTTCCGATCTTATTATATTACAACCGCACATGTTAAGCTATTGGATCTTAGATATAGAATTGAAAGTCATGAATATCAATggattttaaattccaaaacaatcatCAAAGAAGTGCCAGAGAATGAAGATCAAGTAGGAATGCCAAAGTACAATCTCCTTCCTATCGAAGAGTTAGATCCTTATAAAGACTCGATTGTAGAaataggtaatttttttttttttttgaaattttttattaataataaactaataatttaaacCTTATTAATCAGACCTTTTAGCAATTGCCATTCATATAAAGCCACCAAGAGAGATAACATTAACAAATGGACCAGCTGTAATTCAAGAAATCTATGTTATAGatcaaaggtaaaaaaattcattcactttaacattttaaaattactttgcaatctttatttttaaaattttctattgattcttttattttatatgtcatAGTTTGAATCTCATCTACTTAACAATGTGGGGCCGCTTTGTCCAAGACAAATGTCAAAAAATTTCTGAGATAATAGAAACAAAACCAATCATACTTGCAACAAAGCTAAGGGTTCGGTCCTATAATGGTACTTTTAATgattaacattttaaaatattcttttgaatcatatattttctgactaataattatctatatttacaatatagggttatctctctcatctcgaccAATAAATGTATTTACAGTTAATCCCCTTCTCAGAACCATTGCAAAGATGGTAATCCATATTTAACCAATTATTCATTAGTACATTTCTATCAATAGTTACAAATCtatatttcacttttattaatgccttaaaaataacacaactatattaatattaattaatcttcAATTACTTAAGTACATATATTAAAGAtctaaactttatttttccatttttaaattaaatatcatttttaatttttaagggCGGCAATTAATGATTCAATGCTTGAAAGTATCATTGCAAAATCTTTGAAATATCCTTCCACATCCTTATCATCGGTTGGTGTTCgagaaataacaaaatattgtgATGTTGCTGCGTTGCTGAAAAGTTTACAACCAATGGAGGTAAAATACTTTTCTTAGTGACATTTTTACATTCTTATTCATTCTTGTTGTGTAAAACATTATTTCTAATATAATACAGAAAACAAAATTCTGGATCAAAGCAAAAATAAACATCATCAACTTGCACTAAATATTCTTTTACATGTCTTGCATCAATTATAACAAAGGACCTGAGCATGACCAAAATGAAAGCTTTCTTTGTTATCATTGCAAACATCAAAGTGTTGCTCAACCACGGTATATATTCTTCAAACTTTATTACTTA belongs to Juglans regia cultivar Chandler chromosome 8, Walnut 2.0, whole genome shotgun sequence and includes:
- the LOC108999134 gene encoding uncharacterized protein LOC108999134 codes for the protein MGRDINSFHLIDQNIHFVENEFLSREIDDELAVPIPEEDILASTLLNSEQQNVYNSVLRKVLSNETATFFIDGSGGTGKTFIYKTLLATIRSKQLVVLATVSSGVAVSILPGGQTAHSRFKISLDINKNVICDVSKQNELAKLLQKARLIIWDEAFMSRKEAIEALDKRLKDINDSELSFGGKVVVFGGDFHQILPMVQKGTRQQQIDASLVSSYLWQTLTKFHLTENMRARLDLNFSKYILELGNEMPPITIDELVRIPAAMLITYENDATSLNHLVDVVFHDICDYSVNISTMMNRAILTPKNAYVDEINTLLIQKFPGELKRYYNFDESIDASEQAVMEDFLNILTPNGLPPHELLLKQNCPIMLLRNINPSEGLCNGT